AAGGCAAAGGACAATAACGGCTCCTGCGCCATCGGGCCATTCATCCGCATTTTTGATGGTAATTTCACGCTTGAAACCGTCAAGCAGGCCGATCTTAAAATGGCGGTCGACGGACAGGATGGCTATCACCTTGATGCCGGAAGCTCCATGAGCCAGATCAGTCGTTCACCCGAAAGCCTCGCCGCACAGGCATACGGCAAACATCATCAATATCCGGATGGCTTCATGCTGTTTCTGGGCACGATGTTTGCTCCCACCGATGATCGTGGCGGCAAGGGCAAGGGCTTCACCCACGAAATGGGCGATCTCGTTACCATTTCGACCCCCTGCCTCGGCAAGCTTTGCAATCAGGTCGAGCGGTCCGATGCCATTGCGCCATGGACCTTTGGCATTACGGCACTGATGACCAATCTGGCCGCACGTGGATTGCTTTAACCCGCTGCATCACCAGCTTGCCAAAACGATAAAAAACATGCCCTTATCCGGAACCGGGTTTGCCCCCGGTTCCGATCCCGCCTTGCAGAATAACAGGCCCCGCCGATGAGCCGTCGAACCGATCACGATACCCCACGCCAGCCATCCCAGATTGCCATTCTGCGTTTTCTGCGTATTCATGGCCCTGCCGCCCGTATCGATATCGGCAACGCTACCGGATTAAGCCCGGCGACAGTAACATCGCTGACCGCCGATCTGATTGCCCAGGGGCTGGTAAAGGAAACTCAAGGCGCACCAAACGGCACAAATGGCAATAACGGCCAAAGCGCTACACGCGGCCGCCCCAAGGTTCTACTTGATCTTGTGCCCGGCGCGGCCTGTGTGGTTGGCGTTAAACTAACGATCAATCTGGTTGAAATCGCACTGGGCAATTTCAAGGGCGAGATTGAACGCAGCATCCAGCACAGCGTGAATACCCGCGACCTGGATGAAACATCGCTGGTGACAACGCTTTGCGATCTGATTGATCAATTCATCACCAATAACCGGGATATCGCGCCAAACCCGCCCATCGGGATCGGCATCGCCATTCAGGGCGTTGCCGACAGCAATAGCGGTGAAATCATCTGGTCGCCGGCCCTCCGCCACCGGCAGATTGCGATTACCAAACCGCTGCGTGAACGCTTTGGCGGCATTGTCCAGATGTCAAACGATGCCAACTGTATTGCGACCGCCATCACTCAAAATAACGATCTTGGCGGCAATGGTGATTTTGCCGTGATCATGCTAGGCTACGGCGTCGGCATGGGGCTTGTCCTGAACGGGGCGGTGTATAATGGCCATTTTGGCGCTGCCGCCGAATTCGGTCACATGAAATATCAACCCGACGGGCCGCTTTGCAATTGCGGGCGACGCGGTTGCATCGAAGCCTATATCGGGGATTACGCCATTCTGCGCGATGCCAGTGGCCTGATTGATATGCCCGATACCAACAACCTGCATCCCAGCGAAAAACAGATGATGGATCTGGTCAAACGGGCACGTGACGGCCACGAAGACCTTGCCGATCTGTTCCGCCACGCCGGAAAGGTACTCGGATATGGCATTGCCAATCTGATCGCCCTTCTGGGACCGGAACGCATCCTGATCACCGGGTCCGGCGCGCGGGCCTATGATTTGATGGAGCCGGAAATCGAACGCGGCCTTCGCGAGGCACAGGTGCCGGAACTGCGTAACGGGCCCAAGATCATCCACCTGCCGTGGGACAAGGATCTGGCATTGCAGGGTGCAATCGGCCAAAGCCTTTTGCGCCATGACGAAAGCATGTTCGCCAATCCACCGGCGAACTGATCGGATCACTTGCCTAGACCCGAAATGCAAAAAGCCGCCCGAAACGGGGCGGCTTTACACGATATTCAGCAAAGCATAACCGGATCAGCGACCCGTTTTTTTGCGCCATGCCTCATAATTGGCTTTGGTTTCGTCCTTGGTCGCCGGATAAAGGCCGATGATCGGCTTGCCGGCCAAAACTTCTTCCAGAACGAAGTCCTCGAAGCTCTCCATGCCTGCGCATTCTTCGGCCAGTTCGTCTGCAAGATGGGCCGGAATGACAACAACGCCATCCTTATCCCCGACCAGAACATCCCCCGGGAAAACCGGCGCATCGCCACACCCGATCGGCACGTTAAGGTCATAGGCCTCGTGCAGGGTCAGGTTGGTCGGTGCCGACGGACGGTTGTGATAGGCGTGAATATCAAGTTTGCCAATACCCTCCGCATCGCGGAAACCACCATCGGTAACGATACCGACAACGCCGCGCTTCATCAGACGGGTTACAAGGATCGAGCCCGCCGATGCCGCCCGGGCATCCTTGCGGCTATCCATCACCAGAACATGACCAGCCGGGCATTGTTCAACCGCAACACGCTGCGGATGATTAGGATCGCGGAAAACCTCGATCGGGTTGCGGTCTTCACGTGCCGGGATATAGCGCAGGGTATAGGCCTGCCCGACCATGTTCTCGCCTTTTGGCGCAACCGGGCCAACCTCCTGAATAAACTGATTGCGCAGACCGCGTTTGAACAGGGCGGTGCACAGCGATGCCGTGCTGACCCGTTTAAGCTTCTCGCGCGTTGCGCCACCAAGGACATAATCGCTCATTATCTGAACTCCGTAGGTACGCCGGGGTGCAATCACCCCGGCAAATCAATGAAAGGCGATCAGGCCAAATCAGTCGGCAGGACATCCGCCGGAATGTTCTGATAGCAGACCGGACGCAGGAAACGACGGATCGACAAGGTACCGACCGACGTCGCCCCGAAATTGGTCGATGCCGGGTATGGCCCGCCATGCACCATGGTGTCGCAAACCTCAACCCCGGTCGGGAAACCATTGGCCAGAATACGCCCAGCCTTGCGCTCCAGGATCGGCAGCAGCGAACGCGCATCCCCCGCATCCCCGCCATCCATATGGATCGTGCAGGTCAGCTGACCTTCAAGCGCCCTGGCAATCGCCTGCATTTCGGCAATGTCCTTCACCCGGACAACAAGCCCAAGCGGCCCAAACACTTCCTCACCCAGCACATGATTGGCCAGCCAGTTTTCACCGCTGGTCTCAAACAGATACGGCGTCGCATTGCGAAGATCACATGACGTGGTCAGGACTTCCTTCACTCCCGATGTCGCAGCAATACGTTTCGCCCCACTGCGATACGCATCGGCCATGCCATCGGTCAGCATGGTTTGCGCCGATACATCCCCAAGGCCCGCCTTGGCGGTTGCGACAAACGCATCGGCATCCGGCCCATCCAGGACAACCGCAATCCCCGGATTGGTGCAGAACTGCCCTGCCCCCATGGTCAGCGACCCGACCCAGCCCCTGGCGAGTTCTTCGGTGCGCGCACTCATGGCCTTCGGCAGCAGGAACATCGGGTTGACCGAACCCAGCTCGCCAAAGAACGGGATCGGTTCCGGGCGCTGTGCGCACAGATCGAACAATGCACGACCACCGCCCAGCGACCCGGTAAAGCCGACCGCCTTGATCAGCGGATGCTGCACAAGGCTCTGACCGACATCGCGCTTGCCACCCTGAATAAGGCTGAACACACCGGGATGGATGCCACATGCCTTGACCGCAACATCAATCGCCTGGGCCACAATCTCGCCGGTACCCGGATGGGCCGAATGGCCCTTGACCACGACCGGGCAACCGGCTGCAAGGGCGGCGGCGGTATCGCCACCAGCGACCGAAAAGGCCAGCGGGAAGTTCGACGCACCGAACACCGCCACCGGGCCAATCGGGCGCTGCATCAGACGCAGGTCCGGACGCGGCAGGGGTGCACGATCCGGAAGCGCTTCGTCATGACGGCGATCAAGATAATCACCGGCAAGGATATGGCTGGCAAACAGGCGAAGCTGGCCAACGGTACGGCCACGTTCCCCATTCAGGCGCGCTTCCGGCAGGCCGGTTTCCTGGGTACCGATTTCGGTGATTTCCGTACCACGGGCGTCGATTTCATCGGCGATCCTATTCAGGAACTTCGCCCGTTCTTCGCGGGTGGAATAGCCATAGGACCAGAATGCGTCTTCGGCGGCCCTGGCGGCCTGATCGACCAAGGCCGGGGTACCGACCGGGAAGGTATTGGCCGGACCATGGGCCGGTTCAGACTGGAAGGTCTGCTCGCCCGCCACCCACTGGCCGGCAATCAGATGTTTTCCTGTCAGGTTATAGGACATTGGTGCCTCCTTTAAGCGGGGATATCCCGGCGCTTATTTCACTAGTTTGTTTTCGCGCATGAAGACGACAAGCTTGTCATGCTGCGCAGGCGTCAGGGGCCAAGCTGATGGCGGGCGCGTCGGTCCGCAATCGTTGCCCAGAATCTGCAACGCGGATTTAACTCCGGTCACGTTGGTACCGTTCATTTCTTCGGCTCGGACATCTTCAAATGCCCGCATTTCCGAAATCAGTTTGCGTGCGGTTTCGTAATCGCCGCCCTCAAGAGCCGCATGGATCGCCATCGAGCGTTCCGGCCACACATTGATCAGACCCGACGTAAAGCCGCGCGCGCCCACCGCATAGAAGGTCGGCGCCCAGACTTCGGCAAGCCCGCCAACCCAGACGATATCAGGATCGCAGGCTGAAATCGCCTCGGCCAGCTTCATCGGATTTGGCGTCGCCCATTTGACACCGGCAACACCTTTAACTGCACATAGGTCGGCAATCGCCTTGGTGCCAATCGTATCGTTGCGAAGATACAGCATCATCGGCAAACCATCCGACGCATCGGCAATGCGTTTAAGATAGTCGACAACACCACGCGGCGCGACAAAGGGATCTGGTGGCTGATGGATCATAAGCGCCTCGGCACCGGCATCCGTCGATGCCTTTGCCAATGCAACCGCATCGCGAATGCCACGCCCGACACCTGCCAGCATCGGCGCGCGACCATCAAGCATTTCGGCAACGGATCTGGCCATGGTGATGGCCTCGTCCGTGGTCAGCGCATAAAATTCGCCGGTATTGCCGTTTACCACCGGAAAATGGACACCCGCGGCCAGCGCACGATCAATGATCGGGGAGAGTTTTTTCGGCGCGACATCGCCGTTTTCATCATAAGGCGTAACAAGAATGCCGGAAATCCCGGACAGCACGCCACGCAAATCGACTTTGGAAAGTGCCATTGGTCAAAGTCCCTGAATTCTGTTGGTGGTGGCGCGATGGGTGCGCCACCAGTTTGTCATCGATCATTGCCGGATCAACCAACCGGCGGATCAGAAGATATCCGGCTCACCGGCGGTTTTGCCGAAGTCGGGCGACAGGAAGTCGAAATCACAGCCTTCATTGGCCTGGGTGACATGCTTGCCAAACATCCAGCCATAACCGCGCTGATAGCGATCCTCGGGCTTTTTCCAAGCCGCGCGACGCCGTTCGAGTTCATCTTCATCCACCAGCATGTCCAGACGACGGTTATCAAGATCAAGCTTCACGATATCGCCGGTTTTCAAAAGGGCGAGCGGCCCGCCGATATAGCTTTCCGGCGCAACATGAAGCACACACGCCCCATAAGACGTGCCCGACATACGCGCATCCGAAATGCGCAACATGTCACGATGCCCCTGCTTGATCAGCGCTTTCGGGATCGGCAGCATCCCCCATTCCGGGAATCCCGGCCCGCCAAGCGGCCCGGCATTGCGTAGAACCATCACATGATCGGGCGTGATATCAAGATTTTCGTCATCAACCGCCTTTTTCATTTCCGGATAGCTGTCAAATACAAGTGCAGGACCCTGATGATTGCGGAACCGTTCATCACAGGCGGCCGGTTTGATCACCGCCCCGTCCGGGCACAGATTGCCGCGCAGCACGGCAAGCGATCCTTCGTGATAGACCGGGTTGGACAGCGGACGAATGACATCGTCGTTATAAACCGTCGCGCCCTCAAGGGTTTCGCCAAGTGTCTTGCCGGTAACGGTCGTAACGCTTGTATCAAGCTTGTCGCCAAGTTCCGCCATCAGGGCGCGCAGACCACCGGCATAGAAGAAATCTTCCATCAGGTAATCACCCTTGCCCGACGGGCGAATATTGGCAATCAGCGGCGTGGTACGGCCAAGTGCGTCAAGATCATCAAGATCAAGCTTGATGCTGGCACGGCGCGCCATCGCCAGAAGATGCACCACCGCATTGGTCGAACAGCCGGTCGCCATCGCAACAACGGCAGAGTTTCTTACCGACGCCGGGGTGACAATTTTTTCAGGCGTCAGATCTTCCCAGACCATATCGACGATGCGACGACCACATTGGGTCGACATGCGGATATGACCGGCATCCGGTGCCGGGATCGACGACGCGCCAGGAAGGCAAAGCCCCATGGCTTCGGCAATCGCGGTCATGGTCGATGCCGTGCCCATGGTCATGCAATGACCATAAGAACGTGCGATGCCGCCTTCGACCCCCACCCATTCCTCGTCACTGATGTTACCCGCACGGCGTTCATCCCAGTATTTCCACGCATCCGACCCAGAACCAAGGATTTTACCGGCATAATTCCCGCGCAACATCGGGCCAGCCGGAAGATAGATCATCGGCACACCCGCCGAAATCGCACCCATGACAAGACCCGGCGTGGTTTTGTCGCAACCGCCCATCAAAACCACACCATCAAGCGGGTGCGAACGGATCAGCTCTTCTGTCTCCATCGCCAGCAGGTTGCGATACAGCATCGAGGTCGGCTTGGTGAAAGATTCATCAACCGAAATCGCCGGAAGTTCGACCGGGAAACCACCCGCCTGATGCACGCCTTTTTTGACGTCACCGGAACGTTCGCGGAAATGAGCGT
The Thalassospira xiamenensis M-5 = DSM 17429 DNA segment above includes these coding regions:
- a CDS encoding ROK family transcriptional regulator, producing MSRRTDHDTPRQPSQIAILRFLRIHGPAARIDIGNATGLSPATVTSLTADLIAQGLVKETQGAPNGTNGNNGQSATRGRPKVLLDLVPGAACVVGVKLTINLVEIALGNFKGEIERSIQHSVNTRDLDETSLVTTLCDLIDQFITNNRDIAPNPPIGIGIAIQGVADSNSGEIIWSPALRHRQIAITKPLRERFGGIVQMSNDANCIATAITQNNDLGGNGDFAVIMLGYGVGMGLVLNGAVYNGHFGAAAEFGHMKYQPDGPLCNCGRRGCIEAYIGDYAILRDASGLIDMPDTNNLHPSEKQMMDLVKRARDGHEDLADLFRHAGKVLGYGIANLIALLGPERILITGSGARAYDLMEPEIERGLREAQVPELRNGPKIIHLPWDKDLALQGAIGQSLLRHDESMFANPPAN
- a CDS encoding ribonuclease activity regulator RraA — its product is MSDYVLGGATREKLKRVSTASLCTALFKRGLRNQFIQEVGPVAPKGENMVGQAYTLRYIPAREDRNPIEVFRDPNHPQRVAVEQCPAGHVLVMDSRKDARAASAGSILVTRLMKRGVVGIVTDGGFRDAEGIGKLDIHAYHNRPSAPTNLTLHEAYDLNVPIGCGDAPVFPGDVLVGDKDGVVVIPAHLADELAEECAGMESFEDFVLEEVLAGKPIIGLYPATKDETKANYEAWRKKTGR
- a CDS encoding aldehyde dehydrogenase (NADP(+)); the protein is MSYNLTGKHLIAGQWVAGEQTFQSEPAHGPANTFPVGTPALVDQAARAAEDAFWSYGYSTREERAKFLNRIADEIDARGTEITEIGTQETGLPEARLNGERGRTVGQLRLFASHILAGDYLDRRHDEALPDRAPLPRPDLRLMQRPIGPVAVFGASNFPLAFSVAGGDTAAALAAGCPVVVKGHSAHPGTGEIVAQAIDVAVKACGIHPGVFSLIQGGKRDVGQSLVQHPLIKAVGFTGSLGGGRALFDLCAQRPEPIPFFGELGSVNPMFLLPKAMSARTEELARGWVGSLTMGAGQFCTNPGIAVVLDGPDADAFVATAKAGLGDVSAQTMLTDGMADAYRSGAKRIAATSGVKEVLTTSCDLRNATPYLFETSGENWLANHVLGEEVFGPLGLVVRVKDIAEMQAIARALEGQLTCTIHMDGGDAGDARSLLPILERKAGRILANGFPTGVEVCDTMVHGGPYPASTNFGATSVGTLSIRRFLRPVCYQNIPADVLPTDLA
- a CDS encoding dihydrodipicolinate synthase family protein translates to MALSKVDLRGVLSGISGILVTPYDENGDVAPKKLSPIIDRALAAGVHFPVVNGNTGEFYALTTDEAITMARSVAEMLDGRAPMLAGVGRGIRDAVALAKASTDAGAEALMIHQPPDPFVAPRGVVDYLKRIADASDGLPMMLYLRNDTIGTKAIADLCAVKGVAGVKWATPNPMKLAEAISACDPDIVWVGGLAEVWAPTFYAVGARGFTSGLINVWPERSMAIHAALEGGDYETARKLISEMRAFEDVRAEEMNGTNVTGVKSALQILGNDCGPTRPPSAWPLTPAQHDKLVVFMRENKLVK
- the araD gene encoding L-arabinonate dehydratase, which produces MSEKQKKSAEDLRSARWFAPDDLRSFGHRSRLMQMGLDPEDWTGRPVIGILNTWSELNPCHAHFRERSGDVKKGVHQAGGFPVELPAISVDESFTKPTSMLYRNLLAMETEELIRSHPLDGVVLMGGCDKTTPGLVMGAISAGVPMIYLPAGPMLRGNYAGKILGSGSDAWKYWDERRAGNISDEEWVGVEGGIARSYGHCMTMGTASTMTAIAEAMGLCLPGASSIPAPDAGHIRMSTQCGRRIVDMVWEDLTPEKIVTPASVRNSAVVAMATGCSTNAVVHLLAMARRASIKLDLDDLDALGRTTPLIANIRPSGKGDYLMEDFFYAGGLRALMAELGDKLDTSVTTVTGKTLGETLEGATVYNDDVIRPLSNPVYHEGSLAVLRGNLCPDGAVIKPAACDERFRNHQGPALVFDSYPEMKKAVDDENLDITPDHVMVLRNAGPLGGPGFPEWGMLPIPKALIKQGHRDMLRISDARMSGTSYGACVLHVAPESYIGGPLALLKTGDIVKLDLDNRRLDMLVDEDELERRRAAWKKPEDRYQRGYGWMFGKHVTQANEGCDFDFLSPDFGKTAGEPDIF